One Candidatus Omnitrophota bacterium genomic region harbors:
- a CDS encoding MGMT family protein gives MKKERRRSKGVKKSELFDGCTEFEVCVYKCIMKIPSGETRTYAWVAEKIGKPKATRAVAQALHRNPWPLFIPCHRVIESNGKIGGYAYGIELKRLFLSMEKKGATFYVGADLLPKRK, from the coding sequence GTGAAAAAAGAACGAAGAAGGTCCAAAGGCGTAAAAAAGTCCGAGCTGTTTGACGGATGCACGGAGTTTGAAGTCTGCGTCTATAAGTGTATCATGAAGATACCCTCCGGCGAGACGCGCACCTACGCGTGGGTCGCCGAAAAGATCGGCAAGCCTAAAGCCACCCGCGCCGTCGCGCAGGCGCTCCACCGCAACCCTTGGCCGTTGTTCATCCCCTGCCACCGCGTAATCGAATCGAACGGAAAGATCGGCGGATATGCCTACGGCATCGAGCTTAAGCGTCTTTTCCTGTCAATGGAAAAGAAGGGCGCGACTTTTTACGTCGGCGCCGATTTGTTGCCTAAGCGCAAATGA
- the rpsT gene encoding 30S ribosomal protein S20 yields MPNLKSAFKAIRQDKKKRARNQKVETELKSLTKKFTMALAAKKADEAKKLGISLVSKLDKARSKGMLHRNTVSRKRARILSKLAKLR; encoded by the coding sequence TTGCCTAATTTAAAGTCCGCATTCAAAGCTATACGCCAGGACAAGAAGAAACGCGCTAGGAACCAGAAGGTCGAGACCGAGCTTAAGTCCTTAACCAAGAAGTTCACGATGGCTCTGGCCGCGAAAAAGGCCGATGAGGCCAAAAAACTCGGTATCTCCCTCGTCTCCAAACTTGACAAGGCGCGCTCCAAGGGCATGTTGCACAGGAATACGGTATCGCGCAAGAGAGCGCGCATCCT
- a CDS encoding alpha/beta hydrolase, with translation MTLDSKTVKHLLIGEFTLKRFLISILEIYLLLLVYAFFFSGNLTFYPHPSSYKDGPGIIKLKVTDSVRISAAYLPAKDAKFVILYSHGNAEDVGDLMPLMELFRDHGFSTLSYDYEGYGTSMGRPSEKAVYRDIEAAYRYLVNDLKIDPSRIIIQGRSIGSGAAVELASKEKAAGLIIESGCVSAFRVRTVIPLAPFDRFNNITKIGNIHYPVLVMHGRKDTIMPFWHGRALFKKANQPKMCLWVDGAGHNDFFWVAGDNYWKAVKEFTALIK, from the coding sequence ATGACCCTTGATTCAAAGACGGTAAAACATCTGCTGATCGGGGAATTTACCTTAAAGAGATTCCTCATCTCGATACTCGAAATATATCTCTTACTGCTTGTGTATGCTTTCTTCTTTTCCGGCAACCTGACCTTCTATCCCCACCCCTCGTCTTATAAGGACGGGCCCGGGATCATAAAACTGAAAGTTACGGATAGTGTGCGGATCTCCGCAGCATATCTGCCCGCCAAAGACGCCAAGTTTGTCATCTTATACAGCCACGGTAATGCCGAAGATGTCGGAGACCTTATGCCGCTAATGGAATTATTCAGGGACCACGGCTTTTCGACTTTATCCTACGACTATGAAGGTTACGGGACGAGCATGGGCAGGCCCTCGGAAAAGGCCGTTTACAGGGATATCGAAGCGGCTTATCGTTACTTAGTCAACGACCTAAAGATCGACCCAAGCCGTATAATAATCCAGGGGCGCTCTATCGGGAGCGGCGCGGCAGTCGAACTTGCCTCAAAGGAGAAAGCGGCCGGATTGATCATTGAAAGTGGGTGCGTCTCGGCGTTCAGAGTAAGGACGGTGATCCCGCTTGCGCCGTTTGACAGGTTTAATAATATAACGAAGATCGGGAATATCCATTATCCAGTCTTGGTAATGCACGGCAGGAAAGATACGATAATGCCTTTCTGGCACGGCCGGGCTTTGTTCAAAAAGGCAAATCAGCCGAAGATGTGTTTATGGGTGGACGGCGCCGGCCATAACGATTTCTTCTGGGTCGCCGGTGATAATTATTGGAAAGCCGTCAAAGAATTTACGGCGCTTATAAAATAA
- the murJ gene encoding murein biosynthesis integral membrane protein MurJ, whose translation MSTHKSLAKSAGVIGLGISASRILGFIRDIIIAAMFGTTLYADAFFTAFRIPNLWRDLVGEGAANAAFVPVLSGYAANKSKEEFWELARIILNVMVIVLAVITLLGIIFAPLIVSAIAWGFLGNPEKFKLTVTLTRMMFPYIFLIGLTAYATGVLNSRKLFGATSFSQPLWNLVFILSAIFICPLMKEPVTGLAIGVLLGGIVQLAVQLPPLMKMGMGWPRFDRFKHPASNEIGRLLLPRVFGSSVYQLNVFLDTALASLSDIVGKGAISAINYANRLWLLPLAIFSTAFSQAMLPTLSEHAARNEMEKFKQALSFSLRAVFFITIPAAVGLMALSEPIVRALFQRGSFDAYSTSITAPVLFYFSIGLCAYAGVKPLVSAFYSLKDTRTPVKNAVMVFLLNAALNFILMFPMKVNGLALATSLASIFNFFSLYFLLRKKIGPLGGREIFVSFVRAAIPGAIMAVVLILLNVNLQLRPVPKLAVIIPAGAASFFIACLIFDVKEFKGFVKWILRRG comes from the coding sequence ATGTCAACACATAAATCTCTGGCGAAATCGGCGGGAGTGATAGGCCTGGGTATATCCGCGAGCCGCATCCTGGGTTTCATAAGGGATATCATCATAGCCGCGATGTTCGGGACCACGCTGTACGCGGACGCCTTTTTCACCGCCTTCAGGATCCCTAACCTCTGGCGCGACCTGGTCGGGGAAGGGGCCGCGAACGCGGCTTTCGTGCCGGTCCTCAGCGGGTATGCCGCCAACAAGAGCAAAGAGGAATTCTGGGAGCTGGCGCGCATAATCCTCAACGTCATGGTGATCGTCCTGGCCGTGATAACGCTCCTGGGCATTATCTTCGCCCCGCTTATAGTCTCGGCCATCGCGTGGGGGTTCCTCGGCAATCCCGAAAAATTCAAACTTACCGTCACGCTTACGCGAATGATGTTCCCCTATATCTTCCTGATAGGCCTGACCGCGTATGCGACCGGCGTGCTTAATTCCCGGAAGTTATTCGGCGCGACATCTTTCAGCCAGCCGCTGTGGAACTTAGTCTTTATATTGAGCGCGATCTTCATTTGCCCTCTAATGAAGGAGCCGGTCACCGGGCTGGCGATAGGCGTCCTCCTGGGCGGGATAGTGCAATTGGCCGTCCAGCTGCCTCCTTTAATGAAGATGGGCATGGGCTGGCCGCGTTTTGACAGGTTCAAGCATCCGGCCTCGAACGAGATAGGCAGGCTTCTTTTGCCCAGGGTATTCGGCTCGAGCGTATACCAGCTTAACGTATTCTTGGATACCGCGCTCGCCTCGCTTTCGGATATAGTCGGGAAGGGCGCCATATCCGCCATCAATTACGCGAACAGGCTCTGGCTTTTGCCCCTGGCCATATTCAGCACCGCGTTCTCCCAGGCGATGCTTCCGACGCTCTCCGAACACGCCGCGCGAAACGAGATGGAAAAATTCAAGCAGGCGCTTTCATTCTCGCTCAGGGCGGTCTTTTTTATAACCATACCCGCGGCCGTGGGGCTTATGGCGTTGTCAGAGCCGATAGTGCGGGCGCTCTTCCAAAGGGGTTCTTTCGACGCCTATTCGACGAGCATAACCGCGCCGGTGCTCTTTTATTTTTCGATAGGCCTGTGCGCTTACGCCGGGGTAAAGCCGCTCGTCTCGGCGTTCTATTCGCTTAAGGACACGCGGACCCCGGTGAAGAACGCGGTGATGGTCTTCCTGCTGAACGCCGCGCTCAACTTCATATTGATGTTCCCGATGAAGGTAAACGGGCTGGCGCTCGCCACGTCGCTCGCCAGCATCTTCAACTTCTTTTCTTTGTATTTTCTCCTGAGGAAGAAGATAGGCCCGCTCGGCGGCCGAGAGATATTCGTCTCGTTCGTGCGCGCCGCTATTCCGGGCGCCATAATGGCCGTCGTCCTTATCCTGCTCAACGTTAACCTGCAGCTCAGGCCGGTGCCGAAACTGGCCGTTATCATCCCGGCCGGGGCAGCCTCGTTCTTTATCGCCTGCCTCATATTCGACGTGAAAGAGTTCAAGGGATTCGTGAAATGGATATTAAGGAGAGGCTGA
- a CDS encoding excinuclease ABC subunit UvrC, protein MKFTEFLRDIPDQPGVYIFKAGGGEVLYVGKASSLRDRVRSYFQRSKDHGPRIGALVKNISGIDWVPTATEAEALLYESNLIKEYQPKYNVDLRDSKTYPLIKITMAEEFPRVMTARGRKSDGSLYFGPYTDAALLRAAIKSIRKVFPFCTCRPMPKRACAYHDMGLCPAPSEGKISKEDYLENIKGIILFIGGKKNELVKGLSGKMEQLAAEKKFEEAGKVRDRIEALSEMIAKRPRHDSAVQLGELRSVLGLKEEPKYIEAFDISNIKGEEACGSMVTFRGGRPEKSKYRMFKIREVEGQDDYAMMREVVRRRYTGSLKEKLPAPDLIIIDGGRGHLSAAAQEMKAAGLKGVPIIGIAKTFEHIYTLDKDMPVALPPSSKALQLIQRIRDESHRFAIRYHHILRRKALVGEKRTKKVQRRKKVRAV, encoded by the coding sequence ATGAAATTCACTGAATTTCTCAGGGATATACCCGACCAACCCGGCGTTTATATATTCAAGGCCGGCGGCGGGGAAGTGTTATACGTCGGCAAGGCGTCGTCGCTGCGCGACAGGGTGCGATCGTATTTCCAGAGGTCAAAAGACCACGGCCCGAGGATAGGCGCCCTCGTAAAAAATATCAGCGGCATCGATTGGGTCCCGACCGCGACAGAGGCCGAGGCGCTGCTCTACGAATCCAACCTCATAAAAGAATACCAGCCGAAATACAACGTCGACCTCCGCGACAGCAAGACTTACCCGCTTATAAAGATAACCATGGCCGAGGAATTCCCCCGCGTAATGACCGCCCGCGGGAGGAAGAGCGACGGGTCGCTCTATTTCGGGCCGTACACCGACGCGGCGCTATTGCGCGCGGCGATAAAATCCATTCGGAAAGTGTTCCCGTTCTGCACGTGCAGGCCGATGCCAAAAAGGGCGTGCGCCTATCACGATATGGGGTTATGCCCGGCGCCTTCCGAGGGGAAGATATCGAAGGAGGATTATCTTGAAAATATTAAAGGGATAATCCTTTTTATCGGGGGAAAGAAGAACGAATTGGTAAAGGGGCTATCAGGGAAGATGGAACAGCTCGCCGCCGAAAAGAAGTTCGAGGAGGCGGGAAAGGTCCGCGACCGGATCGAGGCTTTAAGCGAGATGATAGCGAAACGGCCGAGGCACGATTCGGCGGTCCAATTGGGCGAGCTCAGGTCTGTCCTCGGGTTGAAAGAGGAGCCGAAATATATCGAGGCGTTCGATATATCCAATATCAAGGGAGAGGAAGCCTGCGGCTCGATGGTCACGTTTAGGGGCGGCAGGCCCGAGAAATCGAAATACAGGATGTTCAAGATACGCGAGGTCGAGGGCCAGGACGATTACGCGATGATGCGCGAGGTGGTAAGGCGCCGGTATACAGGATCGTTAAAAGAGAAGCTTCCTGCGCCGGACCTGATAATCATAGACGGGGGAAGGGGCCACCTCTCGGCAGCGGCGCAGGAGATGAAGGCGGCCGGCCTAAAGGGCGTCCCAATTATCGGTATTGCAAAAACCTTCGAGCACATATATACTTTAGACAAGGATATGCCGGTCGCGCTTCCGCCGTCATCGAAGGCGCTGCAGTTGATACAGCGGATACGCGACGAATCGCATAGGTTCGCGATAAGGTACCATCATATTTTGAGGCGAAAGGCGCTGGTCGGTGAAAAAAGAACGAAGAAGGTCCAAAGGCGTAAAAAAGTCCGAGCTGTTTGA